The Victivallis sp. Marseille-Q1083 genome has a window encoding:
- a CDS encoding metallophosphoesterase codes for MTWRRTARWGLLFFLALACRLADGAPFRFVVVGDNQQAISDPLEGVPERGALPAAMAALKPDFALHTGDLMYLGFAPDSYRKFVEYYRPLLATVPFFPTMGNHDAVGSLQYKRFLEEQLFTRNPAVFGSGYAEKFQVAYETDPTEYPSSPKDPAAAECRDRVPSGFSCRTFYSFRYENALFLSFEQGYRDWTNTPLRWVEETLQAARADASIDAIFVYLHHPLYATAMAENPPDPNKPERGQCLKPVRDAYEALFRKYGVTMVFSGHIHQYEHLWVPDDRRFTRAEAPERRYAAGDGIHYLITGGGGGTLCRAGERPNEPSYRYRQAALREYHFLLVTVDESAITVKAFQVRGSARKYRIYRRDKFVIEPAAVPAAGQPEVR; via the coding sequence ATGACCTGGCGGCGGACAGCCCGGTGGGGATTGCTCTTCTTTCTGGCGCTGGCGTGCCGGCTGGCCGACGGGGCGCCTTTCCGTTTCGTCGTGGTCGGCGACAACCAGCAGGCGATCAGCGATCCGCTGGAAGGCGTGCCGGAACGCGGCGCTCTGCCGGCGGCCATGGCGGCGCTCAAGCCGGACTTCGCATTGCACACCGGCGACCTGATGTATCTGGGATTCGCGCCGGATTCCTATCGGAAATTTGTCGAATATTACCGCCCGCTGCTGGCAACCGTCCCCTTTTTTCCGACGATGGGCAACCATGACGCGGTCGGTTCGCTGCAATACAAACGCTTCCTGGAAGAACAGCTCTTCACCCGCAATCCGGCGGTATTCGGCAGCGGTTACGCCGAAAAATTCCAGGTCGCCTATGAGACGGATCCGACGGAATATCCATCCTCGCCGAAAGATCCGGCGGCGGCGGAATGCCGCGACCGGGTGCCGAGCGGCTTTTCCTGCCGCACCTTTTACTCGTTCCGCTACGAAAACGCCCTGTTTCTTTCGTTTGAACAGGGCTATCGCGACTGGACCAACACCCCGCTCCGCTGGGTCGAGGAGACGCTGCAAGCAGCGCGGGCCGATGCTTCGATCGATGCCATTTTCGTCTATCTGCACCATCCGCTTTACGCGACGGCGATGGCGGAAAACCCGCCCGACCCGAATAAGCCGGAGCGCGGCCAATGCCTGAAACCGGTGCGGGACGCCTACGAAGCGCTGTTCCGAAAATACGGCGTCACGATGGTTTTCTCCGGCCATATCCATCAATACGAACATCTCTGGGTGCCGGATGATCGCCGTTTTACCCGCGCCGAGGCTCCGGAACGGCGCTATGCGGCCGGCGACGGCATTCATTATCTGATCACCGGCGGCGGCGGCGGAACGCTCTGCCGCGCCGGCGAACGGCCAAACGAGCCGAGTTACCGGTACCGGCAGGCTGCGCTGCGGGAATATCATTTTCTCCTGGTAACGGTTGATGAATCGGCAATCACCGTCAAGGCTTTCCAAGTCAG
- the purU gene encoding formyltetrahydrofolate deformylase, with product MKQAVFLIQCQDQKGLVTKITGFFYALGLNILHCQQYTDAQEDRYFMRVKIDLRDMAITRKRLEADFAVLAAELALSYEVHYTEPIRRMAILVSKTSHCLYDLLVHTREGDLPCEIPLIVSNHPELEYVADQFRVPFYCLPVEPGRKAEQEKRLIDMLDHHRIDLVVMARYMQILSDDFIAHYPGQIINIHHAFLPAFQGANPYQRAWERGVKMIGATAHYATAELDEGPIIEQDVERISHEDDPADMKRLGKEIERRVLTRAVKAHLEHRIITSGRRTIIFAG from the coding sequence ATGAAACAGGCAGTTTTTTTGATACAATGTCAGGACCAAAAGGGTTTGGTGACGAAAATCACCGGTTTTTTTTACGCACTGGGACTGAATATCCTGCATTGCCAGCAGTACACCGACGCCCAGGAGGACCGTTATTTCATGCGGGTCAAAATCGACCTGCGCGACATGGCGATCACCCGTAAACGGCTCGAAGCGGATTTTGCCGTGCTGGCGGCGGAGCTGGCGTTGAGCTATGAAGTGCATTACACCGAACCGATCCGCCGGATGGCGATTCTGGTTTCCAAGACCTCGCATTGTCTTTACGATCTGCTGGTCCATACCCGGGAGGGCGATCTGCCGTGCGAAATTCCGCTGATCGTCAGCAACCACCCGGAGCTGGAATACGTCGCCGATCAATTCCGGGTGCCGTTCTACTGCCTGCCGGTGGAGCCGGGCCGCAAGGCGGAACAGGAGAAAAGACTGATCGATATGCTCGACCATCACCGCATCGACCTGGTGGTGATGGCGCGTTACATGCAGATCCTGAGCGATGATTTCATCGCGCATTATCCGGGACAGATCATCAATATCCATCACGCCTTCCTGCCGGCCTTCCAGGGCGCCAATCCCTATCAGCGCGCCTGGGAGCGCGGCGTCAAGATGATCGGCGCCACGGCGCATTACGCCACGGCGGAACTGGACGAGGGCCCGATCATCGAGCAGGATGTCGAGCGGATCAGCCATGAGGACGATCCGGCCGATATGAAACGGCTCGGCAAGGAGATTGAGCGGCGGGTGTTGACCCGGGCGGTCAAAGCCCATCTCGAGCACCGGATCATCACCTCCGGCCGGCGGACGATCATCTTCGCCGGCTGA
- the lepB gene encoding signal peptidase I translates to MLEYWKLRRRRRKLKHFGAQVRLLAHRDDDLLATEQKNKLAELNGEVQSLLKSRDPVAIDAFLGNCQARLAEYCPPPSFQTLREYLDVAAVALVVAFGIRALALQPFQIPTGSMQPTLFGVHYIAEQGKANPYQGKLPEFLDFLLFSTRPARAEIGRGGYLEPGSVKAVTANGIFTDTEFVIGGEHYQLPGEPKKVREYARLDRFGGFRPGEVLADGYLSLGDHLFVDRISHHLFGMNRGDVVVFNTEGIIGAGGRPLVEMSGLYYIKRLVGLPGDTLKIVNNQLWIKPAGDAEFQPATAFSEAFQKIYSNQGGYHGHTNNPVGVIGQYLNVDGTEFEVPPDSYFMMGDNSLFSYDSRGWGVVPRRNIVGKALFVFWPFSRRWGVADSHPPLAVPTGQLDGSTFQPMRQQ, encoded by the coding sequence ATGTTGGAATATTGGAAATTGCGCCGCCGCCGCCGGAAACTCAAACATTTCGGCGCCCAGGTGCGGCTGCTCGCCCACCGCGACGACGACCTTCTGGCCACCGAGCAGAAGAACAAGCTGGCCGAACTCAACGGCGAGGTGCAGTCGCTGCTGAAAAGCCGGGATCCGGTGGCAATCGACGCCTTCCTCGGCAACTGCCAGGCGCGGCTGGCGGAATATTGCCCGCCGCCGTCGTTTCAAACGCTGCGGGAATATCTCGACGTGGCGGCGGTGGCGTTGGTGGTGGCGTTCGGCATCCGGGCGCTGGCATTGCAGCCGTTCCAGATACCGACCGGCAGCATGCAGCCGACTCTGTTCGGCGTCCACTATATCGCCGAACAGGGCAAAGCCAACCCCTATCAGGGCAAACTGCCGGAATTTCTCGATTTCCTGCTGTTTTCCACCCGGCCGGCCCGGGCTGAAATCGGCCGCGGCGGCTACCTGGAGCCGGGCAGCGTCAAGGCGGTCACCGCCAACGGCATTTTCACCGACACCGAATTCGTCATCGGCGGAGAACATTACCAGCTGCCGGGCGAGCCGAAAAAAGTGCGCGAATATGCGCGCCTGGACCGTTTCGGCGGCTTTCGTCCCGGCGAGGTGCTGGCCGACGGCTACCTGTCGCTGGGCGACCACCTGTTCGTCGACCGGATCAGCCACCACCTGTTCGGCATGAACCGGGGGGATGTCGTCGTCTTCAACACCGAAGGCATCATCGGCGCCGGCGGCCGGCCGCTGGTGGAAATGTCCGGCCTCTACTATATCAAACGGCTGGTCGGCCTGCCCGGCGACACGCTGAAAATCGTCAACAATCAGTTGTGGATCAAACCGGCCGGCGACGCCGAATTTCAGCCGGCAACGGCATTCTCCGAAGCGTTTCAAAAAATTTACAGCAATCAGGGCGGTTATCACGGCCATACGAACAATCCGGTCGGGGTCATCGGCCAGTATTTGAACGTCGACGGCACCGAATTCGAAGTGCCGCCGGACAGTTATTTCATGATGGGCGACAATTCGCTGTTCAGCTACGACAGCCGGGGCTGGGGCGTCGTGCCGCGCCGCAATATTGTCGGCAAAGCGTTGTTCGTCTTCTGGCCGTTCAGCCGTCGCTGGGGCGTGGCCGACAGCCATCCGCCGCTGGCGGTGCCGACCGGACAGTTGGACGGCAGCACCTTCCAGCCGATGCGGCAGCAGTGA
- the lepA gene encoding translation elongation factor 4: MAKLELIRNFSIIAHIDHGKSTLADRLLEYTHTVDERDLQEQLLDGMDLERERGITIKSHPVRMHFTLDGQTYELNLNDTPGHVDFTYEVSRSLGACEGALLLIDATQGVQAQTVANVNLAFRQNLKIIPLINKIDLPASDVAMCLEQMEEVLAIPREEALLVSGKTGEGVPAVIEAIIRRIPPPSAARYSGSSALIFDSNYDAYRGVVTYVRVFSGEFRRGDRIKLFSNRLESEIKEVGFFGPEMRPSESLEAGSIGYVIPNIKSPSDTRIGDTMTEIKNPCAEPLPGFREIRPMVFSGIYPIDTADYEQLKASMAKLQLNDAAFLYQAETSAALGFGFRCGFLGLLHMEIIQERLRREYNMDIIATYPSVIYHVYMKDGTMEEVDNPVHLPDPSGIDRIEEPIIEAKIMLPSTYIGDVMNLIMSKRGVCTNTASVDGNHVIVTADMPMHEILIDFHDKLKSITRGYGSMDYEQSGYRAGKLVRLDILVNGEPVDAFASIVHVDMAYQRGRQLAERLKDVIPPQMFQIAIQAAVGGKVVARETIRQLRKNVLAKCYGGDITRKRKLLEKQKEGKKRMKLIGKVNIPQEAFVAVLRSGETE; this comes from the coding sequence ATGGCAAAACTTGAACTGATCCGTAACTTTTCAATTATCGCCCATATCGACCACGGCAAATCCACGCTGGCCGACCGGCTGCTGGAATACACCCACACGGTCGATGAACGGGATTTGCAGGAGCAGTTGCTCGACGGCATGGACCTGGAGCGGGAGCGCGGCATCACGATCAAATCGCACCCGGTCCGGATGCATTTCACGCTGGACGGGCAAACCTACGAATTGAATTTGAACGATACGCCGGGCCACGTCGACTTCACCTACGAAGTCAGCCGTTCGCTGGGCGCCTGCGAAGGCGCGCTGCTGCTGATCGATGCCACCCAGGGGGTGCAGGCCCAAACCGTGGCCAACGTCAATCTGGCCTTCCGGCAGAACCTGAAAATCATCCCGCTGATCAACAAGATCGACCTGCCGGCCTCCGATGTGGCGATGTGCCTGGAGCAGATGGAAGAGGTGCTGGCCATTCCGCGCGAGGAGGCGCTGCTGGTCAGCGGCAAGACCGGCGAAGGCGTGCCGGCGGTGATCGAGGCGATCATCCGCCGCATTCCGCCGCCGTCGGCGGCGCGTTACAGCGGCAGCAGCGCACTGATCTTCGATTCCAATTACGATGCCTACCGCGGCGTGGTCACTTACGTCCGGGTGTTCAGCGGCGAATTCCGGCGCGGCGACCGGATCAAACTGTTCAGCAACCGGCTGGAGAGCGAAATCAAGGAAGTCGGTTTTTTCGGTCCGGAGATGCGGCCGTCCGAGTCGCTCGAAGCCGGTTCGATCGGCTACGTCATTCCGAATATCAAGAGTCCTTCCGACACCCGGATCGGCGACACGATGACCGAAATCAAAAATCCGTGCGCCGAACCGCTGCCCGGTTTCCGGGAAATCCGGCCGATGGTGTTCAGCGGCATCTACCCGATCGATACCGCCGACTACGAGCAGTTGAAGGCCAGCATGGCCAAATTGCAGCTCAACGACGCCGCGTTCCTCTACCAGGCGGAAACCTCGGCGGCGCTGGGATTCGGATTCCGCTGCGGTTTTCTCGGCCTGCTGCACATGGAGATCATCCAGGAACGGCTGCGGCGGGAATACAACATGGACATCATCGCGACCTATCCGAGCGTCATTTATCACGTTTATATGAAGGACGGCACGATGGAGGAAGTCGACAATCCGGTGCACCTGCCGGACCCGTCCGGCATCGACCGGATCGAAGAACCGATCATCGAGGCGAAAATCATGCTGCCGAGCACCTACATCGGCGACGTGATGAACCTGATCATGTCCAAGCGCGGCGTCTGTACGAATACGGCGTCGGTCGACGGCAACCACGTCATCGTCACCGCCGACATGCCGATGCATGAAATTCTGATCGATTTTCACGACAAGCTCAAGTCGATCACCCGCGGCTACGGCAGCATGGATTACGAACAATCCGGTTACCGGGCCGGCAAGCTGGTCCGGCTGGACATCCTGGTCAACGGCGAGCCGGTCGACGCCTTCGCTTCCATCGTCCATGTCGACATGGCCTATCAGCGCGGCCGCCAGTTGGCGGAGCGGCTCAAAGACGTCATTCCGCCGCAGATGTTCCAGATCGCCATTCAGGCGGCGGTCGGCGGCAAAGTCGTCGCCCGCGAAACGATCCGCCAGCTTCGCAAAAACGTGCTGGCCAAATGCTACGGCGGCGACATCACCCGGAAGCGGAAACTGCTGGAAAAGCAGAAGGAAGGCAAAAAACGGATGAAGCTGATCGGCAAAGTGAACATTCCGCAGGAGGCTTTCGTCGCCGTCCTGCGTTCCGGTGAAACGGAATAA
- a CDS encoding Fe-S-containing hydro-lyase, whose amino-acid sequence MSETIRLTTPLTLEKVQKLRAGMRILLDGTIYTGRDAAHKRLCALLDAGRPLPVDLHDRIIYFVGPCPAPPGRPVGSAGPTTSGRMDAYSPRLLAECGLRGMIGKGDRNPAVIEAMKRYGGVYFAATGGAGALIARCIKSCRTVAFEDLGPEAMYEMQVEALPLVAAIDCQGNNLYRQSSIRSC is encoded by the coding sequence ATGAGCGAAACGATCCGTCTGACCACCCCGCTGACGCTGGAAAAAGTCCAGAAACTCCGGGCCGGCATGCGTATTCTCCTGGATGGCACCATCTACACCGGCCGCGATGCTGCGCACAAACGCCTGTGCGCGCTGCTGGATGCCGGGCGGCCGTTGCCGGTCGATCTGCATGACCGGATCATCTATTTCGTCGGCCCCTGCCCGGCCCCGCCGGGGCGGCCGGTCGGCAGCGCCGGTCCGACCACCAGCGGCCGGATGGACGCCTATTCGCCGCGGCTGCTGGCCGAATGCGGCCTGCGCGGCATGATCGGCAAAGGCGACCGCAACCCGGCGGTGATCGAAGCGATGAAACGTTACGGCGGCGTTTATTTCGCCGCCACCGGCGGTGCCGGCGCGTTGATCGCCCGGTGCATCAAAAGCTGCCGGACGGTCGCGTTCGAAGATCTCGGACCGGAAGCGATGTACGAAATGCAAGTGGAAGCCCTGCCGCTGGTAGCGGCGATCGATTGCCAGGGCAACAACCTTTACCGGCAAAGCAGCATCCGAAGCTGCTGA
- a CDS encoding fumarate hydratase — protein MDGSKKLKLKIGASPQDMLRVVPFQQVVDAVSACCLQAACQLPEDVSAALNRALQFEQGELGRDFLQQCLENARIAAAERLPICQDTGFAVFFVEIGELVKLDGGSIYEAITAGVADGYRRGYLRKSIVSDPLFQRKNTTDNTPPIIHLSIVPGNRLSVILAPKGGGSENMSALRMLKPSDGRDGVIDFVTETVVKAGGNPCPPTIVGVGIGGTFEQAAFLAKKALLRPVGQPSDDADYAGLEREILARINQSGVGPQGLGGSVTALAVHINYYPCHIASLPVAVNLNCHAARHAGFEL, from the coding sequence ATGGACGGATCGAAAAAATTGAAATTGAAAATCGGCGCGTCACCGCAGGACATGTTGCGGGTAGTGCCGTTTCAACAGGTGGTCGATGCGGTCAGCGCCTGCTGTCTGCAGGCGGCCTGTCAACTGCCGGAGGACGTTTCGGCGGCGTTGAACCGGGCGCTGCAATTCGAGCAGGGTGAACTGGGCCGGGATTTTCTGCAGCAATGCCTGGAGAATGCCAGAATCGCCGCCGCCGAACGGCTGCCGATCTGCCAGGATACCGGTTTCGCCGTCTTTTTCGTCGAAATCGGCGAGCTGGTCAAGCTGGACGGCGGCAGCATCTACGAGGCGATTACCGCCGGGGTCGCCGACGGCTACCGCCGCGGCTACCTGCGCAAATCGATCGTCAGCGATCCGCTGTTTCAACGTAAAAACACCACCGACAACACGCCGCCGATCATTCACCTGTCGATCGTCCCCGGCAACCGGCTGTCGGTCATCCTGGCTCCGAAAGGCGGCGGCTCGGAAAATATGAGCGCCCTGCGGATGCTCAAACCGTCCGACGGCCGTGACGGCGTCATCGATTTCGTCACCGAAACCGTCGTCAAAGCCGGCGGCAACCCCTGTCCGCCGACCATCGTCGGCGTTGGCATCGGCGGCACCTTCGAACAGGCCGCCTTCCTGGCCAAAAAAGCGCTGCTGCGGCCGGTCGGCCAGCCGAGCGACGACGCCGACTACGCCGGGCTGGAACGGGAAATCCTGGCGCGGATCAACCAAAGCGGCGTCGGTCCGCAGGGGTTGGGCGGTTCGGTGACGGCCCTGGCGGTGCATATCAATTATTATCCCTGCCACATCGCTTCGCTGCCGGTGGCGGTCAATTTGAATTGTCACGCGGCGCGCCACGCCGGTTTTGAGCTGTAA
- a CDS encoding Na/Pi symporter, with amino-acid sequence MQQKHCRMWRAMLLTLLLPVCLLLNGCGDSQQKLPVDQVTILQGDSQCALPGEPFEKTLRVEVLGPVQKSAFGGKGSREPLAGEKLRFEPSPHSDLTIEPAEATTDVSGCVDVKVTAGKRTGDQYIDIIPASAPSRRIQARFISGIRISGSGLQGTAGETLAEPLKVKLVREDGTPASGVPIYFNATASPDGRNSGSVSPGMAVTDESGEATAELRTGSKTGAYHYDIEVADPGSGYYVRGLPVRALGLNLSSVVITVLGGLALFIFGMKLMSDGLQKIAGDKMKRILHFFASNGVVAVLAGTAVTAVIQSSSATTVMVIGFINAGLLNLTQGIGIIFGANIGTTITAQVISFDLGGLAMPAIFIGLLVMMLSKRNSVRGWGETIFGFGMLFFGMGIMSDELKILGDFPSFKEFFATFDCTPDGNSFMPFGAVLAAIAIGTLMTFVIQSSSAAMGIVLALAAGGLISFYTAVPLLLGTNIGTTITAFLASLAANRPAKQAALAHFLFNAIGTGIMLVLFYVPWGSRNMPIFLYFINIITPGDVFAVIPQNVERHIAMAHTLFNVLNVMLLLPFIGLFARICNFFIPIRQNEEVVTTRLEPRLLDTPSIALEQAVFAIRGMVKKSWLMVDEALNQHFMKLNYTPEDCERLDKLENSIDAQQREVTDYLVQITRRELSLPQSELVPLLMHCTNDAERIADHTANIMQLAQRLVRTDKKLSEQGRKDLKKIWSLLDELAKDVVEALGSVDNEKVRIALKNEKKINRLTAQYEEEHIERLRRGNCNLAHSVIYIEMLGELEKLGDHLSNIAERTPEIQTHYIELN; translated from the coding sequence ATGCAACAAAAACATTGTCGGATGTGGCGAGCCATGCTGTTGACCCTGCTTCTGCCGGTATGTCTCCTGCTCAACGGTTGCGGCGATTCTCAACAAAAACTCCCGGTCGACCAGGTCACGATCCTGCAGGGCGACAGCCAGTGCGCGCTGCCGGGCGAACCCTTTGAAAAAACTCTCCGCGTCGAAGTGCTCGGCCCGGTCCAAAAAAGCGCTTTCGGCGGCAAAGGCAGCCGGGAACCGCTTGCCGGGGAAAAACTCCGCTTCGAACCGTCCCCTCACTCCGATCTGACCATTGAACCGGCGGAAGCGACCACCGATGTCTCCGGCTGTGTCGACGTCAAAGTGACCGCCGGCAAACGCACCGGCGACCAGTACATCGACATCATTCCGGCCTCGGCGCCGTCCAGACGAATCCAGGCCCGTTTTATTTCCGGCATCAGAATCAGCGGCAGCGGCCTGCAGGGCACCGCCGGCGAAACGCTTGCCGAGCCGCTGAAAGTCAAACTGGTCCGGGAAGACGGCACGCCGGCCAGCGGGGTGCCGATTTATTTCAATGCCACCGCTTCGCCCGACGGCCGGAACAGCGGATCGGTGTCGCCCGGCATGGCCGTCACCGACGAATCCGGCGAAGCGACGGCGGAACTGCGTACCGGCAGCAAAACCGGCGCCTACCATTACGACATCGAAGTCGCCGATCCGGGCAGCGGCTATTACGTCCGCGGCCTGCCGGTCCGGGCGCTCGGGCTAAATCTGTCCAGCGTCGTCATCACCGTGCTCGGCGGACTGGCGCTGTTCATCTTCGGCATGAAGCTGATGAGCGACGGACTGCAGAAAATCGCCGGCGACAAGATGAAACGCATTCTGCACTTTTTCGCCAGCAACGGCGTCGTCGCCGTGCTGGCCGGCACGGCGGTGACCGCCGTCATTCAATCCTCCAGCGCCACGACGGTGATGGTCATCGGCTTCATCAACGCCGGCTTGCTGAACCTCACCCAGGGTATCGGCATTATTTTCGGCGCCAACATCGGTACGACCATTACCGCCCAGGTCATCTCATTCGATCTCGGCGGGCTGGCGATGCCGGCCATCTTCATCGGCCTACTGGTGATGATGCTCTCCAAACGCAACTCGGTCCGGGGCTGGGGAGAGACCATTTTCGGCTTCGGAATGCTGTTCTTCGGCATGGGCATCATGAGCGATGAATTGAAAATCCTGGGTGATTTCCCGTCGTTCAAAGAGTTTTTCGCCACCTTCGACTGCACGCCGGACGGCAACTCCTTCATGCCGTTCGGCGCGGTCCTCGCCGCCATCGCCATCGGCACGCTGATGACATTTGTCATCCAGTCCAGTTCGGCGGCGATGGGCATCGTGCTGGCCCTGGCAGCCGGCGGACTGATCAGCTTTTACACCGCCGTTCCTCTGCTGCTCGGCACCAACATCGGCACGACCATCACCGCCTTCCTCGCCTCGCTGGCCGCCAACCGGCCGGCCAAACAGGCGGCGCTGGCCCATTTCCTGTTCAATGCGATCGGCACCGGCATCATGCTGGTTCTTTTCTATGTGCCGTGGGGATCGCGCAACATGCCGATTTTCCTCTATTTCATCAATATAATCACGCCCGGCGACGTTTTCGCCGTCATCCCGCAAAACGTCGAGCGGCACATCGCCATGGCGCACACGTTGTTCAACGTGCTGAACGTCATGCTGCTGCTGCCGTTCATCGGGCTGTTCGCCAGAATCTGCAACTTCTTCATCCCGATCCGGCAGAACGAAGAAGTGGTCACCACCCGCCTCGAACCGCGCCTGCTCGACACGCCGTCGATCGCATTGGAACAGGCGGTATTCGCCATCCGCGGCATGGTCAAAAAATCCTGGCTGATGGTGGACGAGGCGTTGAACCAGCATTTCATGAAGCTGAACTATACGCCGGAGGACTGCGAACGGCTGGACAAGCTGGAGAACTCCATCGACGCCCAGCAGCGCGAGGTCACCGATTATCTGGTGCAGATCACCCGCCGTGAACTGTCGCTGCCCCAGTCGGAGCTGGTGCCGCTGCTGATGCACTGCACCAACGATGCCGAACGGATTGCCGACCACACCGCCAACATCATGCAGTTGGCGCAGCGGCTGGTCCGGACCGACAAGAAGCTGTCGGAACAGGGCCGCAAGGATTTGAAAAAAATCTGGAGCCTGCTCGATGAACTGGCCAAGGACGTCGTCGAAGCGCTCGGCAGCGTCGACAATGAAAAAGTCCGGATCGCGCTGAAAAATGAGAAGAAAATCAACCGGCTGACCGCGCAATACGAGGAAGAGCACATCGAACGGCTGCGGCGCGGCAACTGCAATCTGGCGCACAGCGTCATCTACATCGAGATGCTCGGCGAACTGGAAAAACTCGGTGACCATCTGTCCAACATCGCCGAACGGACGCCGGAAATCCAAACGCACTATATCGAATTAAACTGA
- a CDS encoding DEAD/DEAH box helicase codes for MSNLDSFRRLGISETTIDALAEKGFEQPSAIQAAAIPLLLAGEQDVIGQARTGTGKTAAFAIPIIEIIRPEAGRVQALILAPTRELTIQIAEEIQSLQGNRRLSVAPIYGGQAIDIQLRRLKGGVDIVVGTPGRVIDLIERKALKLDSIEFAVLDEADEMLNMGFLEEIETILGSTPEQKRMLMFSATMPPPIMKIAAQFMRGYEIIRITEPETDTPLTDQFYFEVQRADKLEALARLIDVEPEIYALVFCRTRSDVDELTEKLQNRGLAVEALHGDVAQAQRTRLIERFKARKFSVLIATDVAARGIDVNHLTHVINYSIPQNSESYIHRIGRTGRAGRRGTAITFVTPAEFRTLNQIKREAKIEIRKGELPDGAAVVNRKKNRILEQLGSVIADNRHNAYRQFAEELSQHHDHTELLAALLRLTYRAELLPETYPELSSGRKRGRERRSGIQLRLFMALGKAEGYGAGKLLELIFQKTGLRSNRIGKVDSFDHFSFLEVDADDAELLLKAFRRAGHDGAPLVAIARAPEEDDADDPTGRQGQRPSDGAGNRRQVRQELSGRAFGRAHAARRRPAFAAAVAGTPRVKRKQIK; via the coding sequence ATGAGCAATCTCGACAGTTTCCGCCGTCTCGGCATTTCCGAAACCACCATCGACGCGTTGGCCGAGAAGGGATTCGAACAACCCTCCGCCATTCAGGCCGCCGCCATTCCGCTGCTGCTGGCCGGCGAACAGGATGTCATCGGCCAGGCCCGGACCGGCACCGGCAAAACCGCCGCCTTCGCCATTCCGATCATCGAAATCATCCGGCCCGAGGCCGGCCGTGTCCAGGCGCTGATCCTGGCGCCGACCCGGGAACTGACCATCCAGATCGCCGAGGAAATCCAGTCGCTTCAGGGCAACCGCCGTTTGTCGGTGGCGCCGATCTACGGCGGCCAGGCAATCGACATCCAACTGCGGCGCCTGAAGGGAGGCGTCGACATCGTCGTCGGAACGCCGGGACGAGTCATCGACCTGATCGAACGCAAGGCGCTGAAACTCGATTCGATCGAATTCGCCGTGCTCGACGAGGCCGACGAGATGCTCAATATGGGATTTCTCGAGGAAATCGAAACGATTCTCGGCTCCACGCCGGAGCAGAAACGCATGTTGATGTTCTCGGCGACGATGCCGCCGCCGATCATGAAGATCGCAGCGCAATTCATGCGCGGTTACGAAATCATCCGGATCACCGAACCGGAAACCGACACGCCGCTGACCGACCAGTTCTATTTCGAAGTTCAGCGCGCCGACAAACTCGAAGCGCTGGCCCGGCTGATCGATGTCGAACCGGAAATATATGCGCTGGTCTTCTGCCGGACCCGCAGCGACGTCGATGAGTTGACGGAAAAACTGCAGAACCGCGGACTGGCCGTCGAAGCGCTGCACGGCGATGTCGCCCAGGCCCAGCGCACCCGGCTGATCGAGCGGTTCAAGGCGCGCAAATTCAGCGTCCTGATCGCCACCGATGTCGCCGCCCGCGGCATCGACGTCAATCACCTGACCCACGTGATCAATTACTCCATCCCGCAAAACAGCGAATCTTACATTCACCGGATCGGCCGCACCGGCCGGGCCGGGCGGCGGGGCACCGCGATCACTTTCGTCACTCCGGCGGAATTCCGGACCCTGAACCAGATCAAGCGCGAGGCGAAAATAGAAATCCGCAAAGGCGAACTGCCGGACGGCGCCGCAGTCGTCAACCGCAAAAAGAACCGCATTCTCGAACAGCTCGGCAGCGTCATCGCCGACAACCGGCACAACGCCTACCGGCAATTCGCCGAAGAGTTGTCGCAGCATCATGATCACACCGAACTGCTGGCCGCGCTGCTCCGCCTGACCTATCGCGCCGAACTGCTGCCGGAAACCTATCCGGAACTCTCCTCCGGGCGCAAGCGCGGCCGGGAACGCCGCAGCGGCATCCAGCTCCGCCTTTTCATGGCGCTCGGCAAGGCGGAAGGTTACGGGGCCGGAAAACTGCTGGAATTGATCTTCCAGAAAACCGGATTGCGCAGCAACCGCATCGGCAAAGTGGATTCCTTCGACCACTTTTCCTTCCTCGAAGTCGATGCCGACGATGCCGAACTGCTGCTCAAAGCATTCCGCCGGGCCGGACATGACGGCGCTCCGCTGGTCGCCATCGCCCGCGCGCCGGAAGAGGACGACGCCGACGATCCGACCGGCCGCCAGGGGCAAAGGCCGTCCGACGGCGCCGGCAACCGGCGTCAAGTGCGGCAGGAACTCTCCGGCCGGGCATTCGGCCGCGCTCACGCCGCGCGTCGCCGGCCGGCATTCGCCGCCGCGGTTGCCGGCACGCCGCGCGTCAAGCGCAAACAAATCAAATAA